Genomic DNA from Paenibacillus borealis:
TGAGTTACGGGCGGAACTGGTTGCTATGCCTGAGCTTAGCCGGGAGAGTATCGGTAGGGTCAGGGGCAAACTTGGCGTTCTTGGAAACATACTGTCTAAATTACTGGCGGGTTATGTACTTAAGCCTCTGGCGCAAAGAAGCGGCATGGTGATTTCGCAGCTGCTCTCCAATCTGGAAGAGGATTTTTTGAAGGTTGAGGATGTTTTGCAGCAAATGGCAGGTACGTTCTCCGGTGCTGATTTGTATGCTTTTGCCATAGAGGACGAGGCCGGCGGGTATAAGGTGAAATATTCCGCCGGCAGAGAAGCGAATCTATTGATGAATGCCAAGTTCCAGCAGGGGGACGGGTTTATGGGACAAGCTGTTCTCGGCAGGGAACCCCGGCACTGGCAAGGCGTTGCCAAGGATCCCAGATCGTTTTTCTTCACTCAGCGCGGAATTACGCAGCCGGAGTATTTGTCATGCTATCCGGTACAGATTCATAGCGGCAAAAAAGCGCTGCTGCTGGCTGTGGGATTCGGTGAAATCCGCCAGTTACAGGACCATGCCCAGCAGGAACAGATGGTTGCTTCTCTGCTGGGGTTATCCGCACGGGGGGAGAAGCTCCTGCAGCGTGAAACCCTGCGCAATGAAGCGACACTGAGACTGAAAGAAGCGGCATGCCTGCTGCCGCAGACTGCATCAACCCAGGAACTGGGCATGCAGCTGCTGGATATTATTATGGGGATGCCGTTTTATCCTTCATCTGTGCTTGTGTATTTTGAGAAGGCAACCGGAGGCAGCCACTACGCCAAAGGCTGGAGTCTGGAGGCCGTTGCTCACTATGTCCAGGATATTGAGGAACGTTATTCACCCCAAGCGTTTCTCTCCTCCGCTATTATCCATGAGGATGGGGAGGAACAGGTCCTGCTGGAATGTCCGCTGATTGCCGAGAAGGTATTCAAAGGCATCCTGGCCGTAGGCTTCAGACGCCGCAGTGAAGCGGAGGAATGGCTGACATTTGCCAGCTGTCTGGCCAGTCTGGCAAGCACGGCAATCCGTCTTATTGAGAAGGATAATAAGCTTATGAAGCAGGCCGGGATATTCCTCGGGCATACCCGTGACTATCTGCGCAGCAGCAATCCCGAGCTGCAGCGCTTGTCGCAGGAGGCTGCTTCAATGGCTCATGAGCTTGCCCGCTATACAGGCCTGCCGGAACGGGAGGCGGAACAGATGAAGACCGCCTGCCTGCTGGCTCCATTCAAGCTTGATGCTCTGCTGAGATACGGCTTCTACCAGGAAGAGCTGCTTCTGCTGAAGCAGGTGGATCAATTAGCTTCGTTCTATTTCGAGATGGATAAGCCGGCGGTTTCTTTACCCGCTCAACTGCTGGCCCTGGTACTTCTTCATACCGGCAAACATGCGGACAAGGAGCAGCTTGCAGAATCAGATCTGGAATGGATCGATCCCTCCCGCTATACTCTGGATGATTATGCAGCCGGAGAGATTGACAGTGAACCGCGCTCTGCCTTTCAATCGTTTCTGCGCAGCCGTTCCGATTCGCAGGCCATGAAGAGAACGGTCTCTGCGGTCAAGCTGCTGAACAGCGCTTCATTGAAGACGCCTAAGGAAGAATGGGGAATCTCGCCGCGTGAAGAGGAAGTGCTGGAGCTGATCATTCTAGGCAAGACGAATAAGGATATTGCTAGTGCCTTATTCATCAGTGAGCATACGGTTAAGAATCATCTAAGCCGTATTTTCACCAAAATGAATGTAACAGACCGCTCACAGATTATTGCTCTGGTCTATAAAAGAATACTCGATTCTGAGCGGATAGAGATCTGATCAGAAGCCGGTTATATCTGTTTTGCTCCTTATGGATATCCATCCCCTTTCTGTTGAAAGGGGATTTTTTGCGGATACCTGCAGCAGGAAGACGAATGCACAATTTAAAAATTTAATAAATGAAGTTGTCAGAGAGAAAGAGCTGTGTTATATTTTTATTGATAATGATTATCAATATCATATACATAGGGGGATCATTTTGCGACATTCTAATAAAGGTTTGGTGCTTATCGTGTTCACCCTGGCCCTGGCTCTGTTACTGGCAGCTTGCGGCCAGTCGGCTAATAACTCTGCTACAGATTCCGCCGCTGCAGCTAATAGCTCCGCAGCTTCTCCTACAGCGTCTTCTGCGGCTTCTCCTGCTGCTGCAACAGGCAATGCGGATTCAACCGCTGATGTAGAAATGGTCACTTTCCAAGACAGTGCAGGAGAAGTTCAAGTACCAAAGAATCCGCAGAGAATCGTTGATACCACTGCGTTCTACACGGGTTATTTCCTGGCATTAGGCGTTAAGCCGGTAGGAG
This window encodes:
- a CDS encoding helix-turn-helix transcriptional regulator encodes the protein MKAVIPDSLMGEIQELQDTFGSVTSQAIVLTDQAGNIVTRPTLYGIFYQKMFNSLQETRRPFEPALLRLGPLSHPAVLEEWVPGLKYVVSPLVPDYGQTYYLWSGLYMEEGTRELVLQGFEAKMRNHPQYDELRAELVAMPELSRESIGRVRGKLGVLGNILSKLLAGYVLKPLAQRSGMVISQLLSNLEEDFLKVEDVLQQMAGTFSGADLYAFAIEDEAGGYKVKYSAGREANLLMNAKFQQGDGFMGQAVLGREPRHWQGVAKDPRSFFFTQRGITQPEYLSCYPVQIHSGKKALLLAVGFGEIRQLQDHAQQEQMVASLLGLSARGEKLLQRETLRNEATLRLKEAACLLPQTASTQELGMQLLDIIMGMPFYPSSVLVYFEKATGGSHYAKGWSLEAVAHYVQDIEERYSPQAFLSSAIIHEDGEEQVLLECPLIAEKVFKGILAVGFRRRSEAEEWLTFASCLASLASTAIRLIEKDNKLMKQAGIFLGHTRDYLRSSNPELQRLSQEAASMAHELARYTGLPEREAEQMKTACLLAPFKLDALLRYGFYQEELLLLKQVDQLASFYFEMDKPAVSLPAQLLALVLLHTGKHADKEQLAESDLEWIDPSRYTLDDYAAGEIDSEPRSAFQSFLRSRSDSQAMKRTVSAVKLLNSASLKTPKEEWGISPREEEVLELIILGKTNKDIASALFISEHTVKNHLSRIFTKMNVTDRSQIIALVYKRILDSERIEI